In Prunus dulcis chromosome 2, ALMONDv2, whole genome shotgun sequence, a single genomic region encodes these proteins:
- the LOC117619003 gene encoding 50S ribosomal protein L18-like, whose translation MGIPPVRPPRIIKYLKPYVLKMHFTNKFVTAQVIHTPTATVASSASSQEKALRESMEIRRDVAAAAKIGKILGERLLLKNIPAVSVQLKKEQKYHGKVKAVVDSVVEAGVKLL comes from the coding sequence ATGGGCATTCCTCCGGTGAGGCCACCGCGCATTATAAAGTATCTAAAGCCTTATGTTCTGAAAATGCACTTTACAAACAAATTCGTTACTGCCCAAGTAATCCACACACCAACTGCCACAGTAGCCTCTTCTGCAAGCTCCCAGGAAAAGGCCTTGAGAGAAAGCATGGAGATACGCCGCGacgttgctgctgctgcaaagATAGGGAAGATATTAGGGGAGCGCCTCCTGCTCAAGAACATCCCTGCTGTATCCGTCCAGTTGAAGAAAGAACAGAAATATCATGGTAAGGTTAAAGCTGTCGTTGACAGTGTGGTGGAAGCCGGTGTCAAACTCCTCTGA